TTTTTCTTAATGGTTACCGCATCATCTATAGCAAGAACAATTGCTTCATGCCAATCAATATAATCACCCACTTTATTTTCAACAATTCTTAGCTCTTTTTTTGAAGCCTGTCGTCCAAGATATTCTTCTGCAACATTCTGGATGTCTTCAATATTTATTGAGTAAATGATTTTAGAGGTATTCATATCAATCTCCCAGTAAAGTGTCACTATTTTTCAATGGCGGCTGTAACGAGCGAAGTAATCATCAATTTCCGGTCGTAATTCAATGCCAATTCTTTCGAAAATATCAAGCAACTGTTGATATGCTCCTTGTCCACCAAGGAAGTCCCAGAATTCTTCTGCCACTTTGAGTTCGTTTTGCAGGTCTAACATGCCTCGTATTGTCCATCGATTGTAAGGTTGTGGTTCATAAGGGTTGTAAGGGATTGCAATGAGTGATTGAATATTTGCTGTCTGGTCTATTGCAAGTGCTGCGGCGACCCATTCTAACAGTGTCCGCTTAAATTCTTTAAAACCGCCGGCATTCGGTTTTGCGGTCTTGAGGTCAAAGAGGTAGATTGTCCCATCATGGGCGACAAGTTTAATATCAACTTTAGTCAATTTGACGGTTCTCATTTCTCCTTGTCTGCAAACTGTTCTAAGTTTATCGATTTCCTCTGGTTTGTTCGGAGATGTATTGGCTGTTGCTAATCCGTCCATTATGTTTTGAATGGCCCTATGTGCCTCCAATGAAATTTTTGTTCCTGCTACTTGTTGTGACGCTGCATCTGCAAAGTTTGCTGATGCAAGGGCTAATGCAACAGGTTCAAATATGCTCGTACCGAAATTTGTGTTTAGAGAATGTATAAATGAATACAAAGCCAATCTGTCTTTTCCAAGCAACCGTGTATGAAATGGCATTGAGGCGGGTTCTGGATTATAGTTTTGAAATTTGTGCCTCAAGCTATTCCTGAGCACATTTTCAATTTGAGTAATTTGCTCTTGAGATAATGCCATCACTTCCTCTTTAAATGGAAAATAGTTTCCGAATATGCGCCTTTGTCTTTTTCGGTACGATTTAAAACTGGTCGTTTATATACATTGATAATTTGCATTCCTGCGTTTTCTGCAATCATTGGATACATATTGTATTTATCATTGGCTACCAGAAAAACATCATAGTCGTTAGCTAAAAACTTCTTACAGTTATTGAGCACGTCGGTTATTCCCTGAATATAGCTTTGTTTTGCTTCTCTTCCTTGTCCTTTAAAAAGGGGGCCTATTTCCAAATCGTCCTTACGTTCAAACCCAAAGAGGTCATAGGCATAGGCATGTTGTTCATGGTAGTCAATTAGTCCAACATATGGAGGACTTGAGAATATTCCTTTAATATATTGCCTTCGTGCTAATTCTGCAAATTCAGTATTTTTCTTTTCAAGTTCGTCAAAGATATCAATGGTGCGGCTGTCTCCGGCCATACAAACCTGAAAAGTCTGTGCCCGCAATCTGTTAAAATGTGAAAGACGTTTTAACGTATCTTTTGTATAGGTTTCCCACCATTTAAAAATTGAGAAAAGCGGCTTGCATACCTTACCATGTTTTGAACAATAGTAAGTTGTCGTAATGGGCTCGATTAATGTTGCTAAATCAGCGTGAGTTGTTGCTCTGCAAGAACGGATGGTTCTGCTCAAAATGACACTGATAATGTTTTTTGTATCTGTGTTTTTAACCTTTTTAATTTCATCAAACACAAATTGGATTTCATCTCTGATATGTTGGGAATACCATTTATCAAGAAAGGAATCGGCCTTGTCCTGTCTTGATTTGATTTTATATTGATTAACGAGGTCGTTGAAGATAGGTAGAAACTCTTTTTCTTTCTCTGCTCCGTATTCGTCCTCGTTAATTATATTGCGCTTTACTTTATATTTGTATTCTGGGACCGGAAAATGTTTGTTGTTGAATTCATAAAGTGTTTGTAAAAGTTTTTCCTCAAACTCAGGTGTGCGGGAATTTGATAGAAATTCCTTCAGTGCTTTTGTTATTCGATTGATTTCTATTTGAACGTCAGTCAAATTGTATTTCGTAACCTTACAGTGTCCTATAAGGGTATTGAAGGCAGAAACATCAATGCCAATGGCGTGCATTCCAAGTTCGCAAGCTTGTACTATAGTAGTTCCACTGCCAGAAAACGGGTCAAGAATAATATCACCGCTTTTGAAGTAGGTTTCTTTTTTAAAATTGTCTGTGTGACTGTCAAGGAAATACTCTACAAGTTGCGGAATAAATTTACCTTTATAAGGATGCAGACGGTGAACATGTTTTGTGGTTTCGGCTTCTTTATATTGGTCAAAAGATAAAGCCCAATTTAAATCTTCACCGAGCTGATCCTTCCAAGAAAGTTCCCTATATCCGTTATAAGATTTGTAGTAGCTGATCAATTCTTGCTTGGAAACTTGCGTTGTTCCGTTACCATTGATTTTTTTTATTCTTCCGTAATGGATGAGATAAGAAATATTTGAGGTCGTGACTGTTTTGCCTAAATGTTCTGTTGCCCACTCACTTGCTTCTTTTATGTTGAGTAGTTCATCAGTCTCTATCATATCAGTCTCTGTTTTATAGAGCATAATACCATTTCTCTGGTCAGAAAGCATTAAAACATTAAAGTCGCATGGTACGTGCTATTTTAGCTATTTTCTCCATAATTGTACCGGTTCGTTTGTGCTCCAAAAAAAGGATGGTAGACGAAGCATGGATATAACCCCAAAATTGGTGGGATAGGCGAACCTGGTTCTGATACATCACCTCTGACTGAAATGATTTATTCATGCCTTGTAAGCTCATCTGGATTGGTTTTGTTGTCTTCTCAGCTTCTTGACTTCTACGTGGAATTTATCGTGTATCTCGCATCGTGCAACGTGGATTTTTACTGACCCCTAAGCCCCTGACCCCCGATCCCTGTTTGCTGGTTGCTGACTGTTTGTGGTTAACAGCTGATTCACATTCTCCCTTATCCTCTCCATCTTTTGAGGTGAGAAGGGTTTTACTTCTGCAAAGTTCGGGTTCAATGTATTTTTTGGTTTAAACTCCTGGACATAAAATCTCTTTGCATTCTTCACATATTCAACGGTTTCGTACACATCTTCTTCCCTGTGGAGAAAGGGCACAACGGTCATTCTGAATTCATAATCTACATTCCCTTCCATGATGAACTGTATACTCTCTTCTATCTTTTTCGTGTCTACTTTAATCCCACACCATCTCCTGTACCTATCTATGGGCCCCTTTATGTCCATGGCTATGTAGTCAATCAGACCATCCTTCACAAGCCCCTTGAGCACAGAGGGTGACGAGCCATTTGTATCGAGCTTAATACGTATACCTTCTTTTTTTATCTGCCCTATCGTATGAAAAAGGCTCATGTGAATAGTTGGCTCCCCTCCGGTGATTACAACCCTTTCCACCCATGTTTTAAATTTCCTCAATGTGCTGATTATATATTCGAAGGGTATATCTTCCATCTTGTCATGATTGAGCACAAGGTTACTGTTGTGGCAATAAGGGCACCTGAAGTTACAGCCCCCGGAGAACATTACTGACGCAAGCTGTCCTTTCCAGTCAATAAAACTTGTTTCTATAAAACCTTTTATAGGAAGATTATTTTCCATTGACAATGCTTAAGACCTCTTCCATCTTCGGGACATTGCCCCTCCATTCCCCGAGCCAGTTTTCCATTTCATCTTCCACAAGCACGGTGGGAAGCGCCATTACATGATAAAATGTTGCCTCTGCCAGCCCTTCTGCTG
This Pseudomonadota bacterium DNA region includes the following protein-coding sequences:
- a CDS encoding DNA methyltransferase, which produces MIETDELLNIKEASEWATEHLGKTVTTSNISYLIHYGRIKKINGNGTTQVSKQELISYYKSYNGYRELSWKDQLGEDLNWALSFDQYKEAETTKHVHRLHPYKGKFIPQLVEYFLDSHTDNFKKETYFKSGDIILDPFSGSGTTIVQACELGMHAIGIDVSAFNTLIGHCKVTKYNLTDVQIEINRITKALKEFLSNSRTPEFEEKLLQTLYEFNNKHFPVPEYKYKVKRNIINEDEYGAEKEKEFLPIFNDLVNQYKIKSRQDKADSFLDKWYSQHIRDEIQFVFDEIKKVKNTDTKNIISVILSRTIRSCRATTHADLATLIEPITTTYYCSKHGKVCKPLFSIFKWWETYTKDTLKRLSHFNRLRAQTFQVCMAGDSRTIDIFDELEKKNTEFAELARRQYIKGIFSSPPYVGLIDYHEQHAYAYDLFGFERKDDLEIGPLFKGQGREAKQSYIQGITDVLNNCKKFLANDYDVFLVANDKYNMYPMIAENAGMQIINVYKRPVLNRTEKDKGAYSETIFHLKRK
- a CDS encoding TdeIII family type II restriction endonuclease, whose product is MALSQEQITQIENVLRNSLRHKFQNYNPEPASMPFHTRLLGKDRLALYSFIHSLNTNFGTSIFEPVALALASANFADAASQQVAGTKISLEAHRAIQNIMDGLATANTSPNKPEEIDKLRTVCRQGEMRTVKLTKVDIKLVAHDGTIYLFDLKTAKPNAGGFKEFKRTLLEWVAAALAIDQTANIQSLIAIPYNPYEPQPYNRWTIRGMLDLQNELKVAEEFWDFLGGQGAYQQLLDIFERIGIELRPEIDDYFARYSRH
- a CDS encoding anaerobic ribonucleoside-triphosphate reductase activating protein — encoded protein: MENNLPIKGFIETSFIDWKGQLASVMFSGGCNFRCPYCHNSNLVLNHDKMEDIPFEYIISTLRKFKTWVERVVITGGEPTIHMSLFHTIGQIKKEGIRIKLDTNGSSPSVLKGLVKDGLIDYIAMDIKGPIDRYRRWCGIKVDTKKIEESIQFIMEGNVDYEFRMTVVPFLHREEDVYETVEYVKNAKRFYVQEFKPKNTLNPNFAEVKPFSPQKMERIRENVNQLLTTNSQQPANRDRGSGA
- a CDS encoding thioredoxin family protein — encoded protein: MGIVKIFYKDDCPMCPMAKRLKDNLKEKEVGVVDYNVETAEGLAEATFYHVMALPTVLVEDEMENWLGEWRGNVPKMEEVLSIVNGK